In the Fibrobacter sp. UWR3 genome, one interval contains:
- a CDS encoding tRNA-dihydrouridine synthase: MLKNVESLKNAEKPPRTTFRLRGLEVFPNTILSPMDGVTDAPFRRLCRVLSGDRMGLLVSEFVPTDGDAVFNLEGHKQLRFFPEERPFGVQIFGRFPDKMADAARKIAVALKPDYIEVNAGCPAPKVAGKGSGSGLLRDLPRLQEILHDVRAALDGCGVDMPLTLKCRIGWDSESINVLETLRIAEGEGVEMLTVHGRTRLQGYNGLADWDWIGKVAAAAKIPVIGNGDVNSVEVARERIENYGVSGVAIGRGAMHNPWIFGQIADAWEGKPKRVITAGEALDVFKLYYGFKIEDGSTDKGAEGRLKQLAARLCKGFCLNEDGAASSECHPGAEGDRIQVLNGAEDVAMQLRQALLSSSCAAELLDRAQSLKEGVAKDLVFDPGRLVNLNGAKETELKFGDQFKGR, translated from the coding sequence ATGTTGAAAAATGTTGAAAGTTTGAAAAACGCCGAAAAGCCGCCACGGACAACGTTCCGTCTGCGGGGGCTGGAGGTGTTCCCGAACACGATTCTATCCCCGATGGACGGGGTAACGGACGCGCCCTTCCGCAGGCTCTGCCGCGTGCTTTCGGGTGACCGCATGGGGCTCCTGGTGTCGGAGTTCGTGCCCACGGACGGCGATGCGGTGTTCAACCTGGAAGGCCACAAGCAGCTCCGTTTTTTCCCGGAGGAGAGGCCCTTCGGGGTGCAGATTTTCGGGCGTTTCCCCGACAAGATGGCGGATGCCGCACGGAAGATTGCGGTGGCGCTCAAACCCGACTACATCGAGGTGAATGCGGGGTGTCCGGCGCCGAAGGTGGCGGGCAAGGGCAGCGGCTCGGGCCTGTTGCGTGACCTGCCCCGCCTGCAGGAGATATTGCACGACGTGCGTGCCGCGCTGGACGGCTGCGGGGTGGATATGCCCCTCACGCTCAAGTGCCGTATCGGCTGGGATAGCGAGAGCATCAACGTGCTGGAAACTCTCCGGATTGCTGAAGGCGAGGGCGTTGAAATGCTTACGGTGCACGGCCGCACCCGCCTGCAGGGCTATAACGGCCTCGCCGACTGGGACTGGATAGGGAAGGTCGCCGCTGCCGCGAAGATTCCCGTTATCGGGAATGGCGACGTGAACAGCGTGGAAGTCGCCCGCGAGCGAATTGAAAATTATGGCGTGTCCGGCGTGGCCATCGGGCGCGGCGCCATGCACAACCCCTGGATTTTCGGGCAGATTGCGGATGCTTGGGAAGGCAAGCCGAAGCGCGTGATAACCGCGGGCGAGGCGCTTGACGTGTTCAAGCTTTACTACGGATTCAAGATTGAGGACGGCAGTACCGACAAGGGTGCCGAGGGCAGGCTCAAACAGCTTGCCGCAAGGCTTTGCAAGGGGTTCTGCTTAAATGAAGATGGGGCTGCCTCGTCGGAATGTCATCCTGGAGCCGAAGGCGATAGGATCCAGGTGCTGAACGGCGCGGAGGATGTCGCGATGCAGTTGCGCCAGGCGCTCCTTTCGAGCAGTTGCGCCGCCGAACTTCTGGACCGTGCGCAGTCCCTCAAGGAAGGCGTTGCGAAGGACTTGGTGTTCGACCCCGGCCGCCTCGTGAACCTGAACGGCGCCAAGGAAACTGAACTCAAGTTCGGTGACCAGTTCAAGGGCCGTTAG
- a CDS encoding HU family DNA-binding protein: MLVVSNITKQSLIQDIAKSTGFVRNDIKTVIEQFLDLLGEKLIEGNTIEIRGFGTFACKPRKARPARNPRTGETVQIEERMVPTFKFSNDIKNKINSLEGVVGETVEEPEEDTVQSEI, from the coding sequence ATTCTAGTCGTGTCCAACATAACAAAACAATCCCTGATTCAAGATATCGCCAAGTCCACCGGATTTGTGCGTAACGACATCAAGACTGTCATTGAGCAGTTCCTCGACCTCCTCGGAGAAAAGCTCATCGAAGGTAACACCATCGAAATCCGCGGATTCGGCACGTTCGCTTGCAAGCCGCGCAAGGCCCGCCCCGCACGCAACCCGCGCACCGGCGAGACCGTCCAGATCGAAGAACGCATGGTCCCCACCTTCAAGTTCAGCAACGACATCAAGAACAAGATAAACAGCCTCGAAGGCGTTGTCGGCGAAACCGTCGAAGAGCCCGAAGAAGATACTGTCCAATCCGAGATTTAA